Within the Pseudomonas chlororaphis subsp. aurantiaca genome, the region TTCTTGCGGATCAGCGCACGAGCCTGTTCACGGGTCGCTTCGTCGCTGAAGCCCAGTTGAATGGCACCGTTGAGTTGCGGCAGGCTGCGATAGCGCAGACGCTCTTTACGCAGCAGGCTCTTCACATCGCCTTCGTAGACCTTCAGGCGTGCGTCGAGGGCTTTTTCCATATCCACTTCCAGCAGGAAGTGCACACCACCGGACAAGTCCAGACCCAGCTTCATCGGATGCGCACCGAGGTTGCGCAGCCATTGCGGGGTGGTTTGCGCCAGGTTCAATGCAACGACATAGTCGTCACCCAGGGCCTTGCGCACAACGTCCTTGGCGGGAAGCTGGTCTTCCTGCTTGGTCAGACGCAACAGGCCGCCCTTGCCCTTGGCCGCGACGGTCGCTGCCTTGACGTTGATCCCGGCGTCGGTGAGCGCTTTGCTCGCACGATCCAGATCCGCCTGAGTGACCTGCAACGCAGTGCTCGCGCCGCTGACCTGAATGGCCGGATCATCAGGGTATAGATTGGGAGCGGAATAAATAAAACCGATCGCCAGCACCGCCAGGATCAGTACGTATTTCCACAGAGGGTATTTGTTCAGCATCACGCCGCCCGTTTATGAAGCGGGGCGCCTTGCGCGCCCCGTCGATTGGTAAAAGATGAAACTTAGATCGCCTTCAGCGTGCCTTTTGGCAGCGTGGCAGCGATAGCGCCTTTCTGGAACTTCATCTCGATAGTGTCGGAAACTTCCAGCACTACGAAGTCGTCGGTCACTTTGGTGATCTTGCCGGCGATACCGCCAGTAGTCACAACTTCGTCACCTTTTTGCAGGCTGCCCAGCAGGTTCTTTTGCTCTTTGGCGCGCTTGGCCTGTGGACGCCAGATCATCAGGTAGAAGATGACCAGGAAACCAACCAGGA harbors:
- the yajC gene encoding preprotein translocase subunit YajC → MSFFISTAMADAAAPAAGPAGTGFEWIFLVGFLVIFYLMIWRPQAKRAKEQKNLLGSLQKGDEVVTTGGIAGKITKVTDDFVVLEVSDTIEMKFQKGAIAATLPKGTLKAI